The genomic stretch aagaaagttaataaagaagataaaaaaaaagttaataaagaagataaaaaaaaagttaataaagaagataaaaaaaaagataaaaaaaaagataaaaaaaaagataaaaaaaaagataaaaaaaaagttaataaaaaagataaaaaaaaagttaataaaaaagataaagaaaaggataataaattaaatagaAATACCCACACAGAACTCGATGAGACCTCGATACAGAACAACCTTGATTCTccttatgatgatgattctGAAAGTCTTGagaatttttttaaagagaATTGCATAGATGATGCAAGTTCAGATGAcagtttaaaaaaaatggaagaaTGTATCATgacaaatgatgaaaatggtAATAaacttaaatatattaacatagaATATGTAGATTCCTTTTTACAATCTATGAATAAGAAAACAAGATTAAATAaggttataaaaatattatctatGTATAGAGATGCTCTTGATTTTTTTATTGaagatgaattaaaaaacGATGAAATTCCTTTAATAGAAAAAAGTGATGATAGCGAaggaaatgataaaataattaacaagaaaaagcaaaaaaagaaaaagaaaaataagaaaataaataaaaataagaaaaaatatgcaATGAATTTAGATACCAGtttttttgttgtatttAATGTGTTGTATAACATAGACACCATGTTTTATAATGTAATGAATGAGggaaatttaaaaatgtgTGTGTTGGACATTGAGAAAATTAAAAgtaatgaaatatttatagatGAAGAAGAGAAGGgggagaagaaaaaaaacaagatgaatgatgatgataatgatgttaataatgatgatgataacaataacaataataataataacaataataataacaataataataacaataataataacaataataataataacaatgataGTTTTAATTATGGGGGGGGAAGTAAATATGGGAATAATAATTTaggtaaaaatataaataataatcatcgtAATAATATTCAAGATGATACCTACGATCTCAATAATATGCtgaattatatacatataaaaaaatacaaaccCCTGATTATTTACTTTTTCAATAATTTGGCCCAAAATCtgaagaagatgaagaataatgatatatatacgggtatattaaaaatattgaagaaaaaagaaatattaagatGGGTTGTTATATTGGATTAtgggaaaatatttttaaaaaaaatatgtaaattatttGTAGTGTCAACTAAtagtgatatatatttttttcattatatattaattcagaatatatttcaattatataatgagaggaagaaaataatatttatgaatttatgtaatatatcaaaagataaaaaagaagaagaagatattaaaaaaacttataatatggaaagaattatttatcgaatatatcaaaatttttttcaatcatatattttacattatggtttatattataatgatattcTTCAAATAAATCATAGAAACTTTAAAGAAAATTGTCTTTTAGAATTATTTACCTATTTATCACATGATGTTGCATATACTATTGTATTTagatatatacaaattattattcaaaaaattagagaggaaaataataaaacatttagacttgaaaaaaataaaaagaaagatacagatgaaaataataaaaaagaaaagaaatatttcaatcatgaaaataacaaaaataaag from Plasmodium falciparum 3D7 genome assembly, chromosome: 13 encodes the following:
- a CDS encoding nucleolar complex protein 2, putative, producing the protein MSEIVEGHNMDENGEETKVEKKVKKKKDKKKVNKEDKKKVNKEDKKKVNKEDKKKVNKEDKKKDKKKDKKKDKKKDKKKVNKKDKKKVNKKDKEKDNKLNRNTHTELDETSIQNNLDSPYDDDSESLENFFKENCIDDASSDDSLKKMEECIMTNDENGNKLKYINIEYVDSFLQSMNKKTRLNKVIKILSMYRDALDFFIEDELKNDEIPLIEKSDDSEGNDKIINKKKQKKKKKNKKINKNKKKYAMNLDTSFFVVFNVLYNIDTMFYNVMNEGNLKMCVLDIEKIKSNEIFIDEEEKGEKKKNKMNDDDNDVNNDDDNNNNNNNNNNNNNNNNNNNNNNNNNNDSFNYGGGSKYGNNNLGKNINNNHRNNIQDDTYDLNNMLNYIHIKKYKPLIIYFFNNLAQNLKKMKNNDIYTGILKILKKKEILRWVVILDYGKIFLKKICKLFVVSTNSDIYFFHYILIQNIFQLYNERKKIIFMNLCNISKDKKEEEDIKKTYNMERIIYRIYQNFFQSYILHYGLYYNDILQINHRNFKENCLLELFTYLSHDVAYTIVFRYIQIIIQKIREENNKTFRLEKNKKKDTDENNKKEKKYFNHENNKNKGILHLKNFHIHSNYMMLLIKLLTKIIKIYDNLHNLIYGVTILIISILKSKINHMKYIPINLQLITLLIRTMEHQKKYIPLFSYISCIINGLKSYKHIRTITKNQTIRNEIENFDINTSLEINESLLCDFQISHQIYDKIHIVLYDYLGLMVCHISFPEFFVAIESYFKKYYAECQIQTFKNKIKNLLTHAKNSIQIILNKRKNINIYNIYDQFMFFQKDNLPLYTQRQIVLENYENSYLNKIKAKLSGLQHIKNQNNQNDDAYGYHHHSRDQDTNHNNKEIKNFKNKDRKRKAQKENLKEDSQTNHHINKKKKNKNKNKNKNKNTNINQSTKLPTEDNVEDFSMSSDEQ